The genomic DNA ACGTGATCGATGCTGATCCGCGCCGCTGTTGCCAACGATCGGGAGCGTTTGAGTGCGATCTATGCAGACGCCGTGCGGGCGGCCGCGCCGGGGCGGTATTCGCCGGAGCAGGTCGACGCTTGGGCAGACGCGGCGGAGCGGGCGGCATCGAGTGCGTTGGCAGCGGACCACGAGACTTGGGTCGCCGAGATCGACGACGTCGTCGCCGGGTGGGGCTCGCTCGATCGTCGCAACGAGCCGGCCGGTCGCGTCGCATACCTGTACATCGCCGGTGACTTCCAACGCCGCTGCGTCGGCGATGCGCTGTTGCAAACGATCGAACAGCGTGCGAGGGAACTCGGACACTCGCACCTCACAAGCGAGGCCAGCTTCCTCAGCATCGGGCTGTTCCTGCGACGCGGCTACCACGAGACAGAGCAGGAAGTCGTCGACTGGGGCCCGGTTCAGTTCCGCAGGCACCTCGTTCGCAAGGACCTTTGAACGGAGCGTCGGCAGAGGCGTTTAGTGTCACGCTGCATTGCCGACGCCGTCTTCCATCGCAGGCTTCACGAGCGAGCGGTACTTCGTACAGCTTCCGCCGGGACATGTGTTCCCGATGGAGAAGTTCCCGCAGTCGGCCAGGGCGTTGGTCGAAGACGGGACGCTCGCTCGCGATCGTGTCATCGATCCGGGCCAGGTCGACGAACGCGATTTGCTCCGTGTCCACACGCCGGCCTACGTCGAGTCGATCCGCACCGGCCGATTCAACGAGCTGACCGCCAAGAAGCTCGGCCTGCCGCCGTCGGAGGCGTTGTCGATCCGCAGCCACAACGCGGTCGCCGGCACGATCGCAGCGGCGCGGTTCGCCATGGCTGAGGGCATCGCGTGCAACCTCGCCGGCGGGACGCATCACGCCTTTCCCGACAGCGGCCAGGGCTTCTGCGTCTTCAACGATGTGGCCGTTGCGATTCGGACGCTGCAGCACGAAGAGCCACTGCTGCACGCCTTCGTCGCCGACCTCGATGCGCACCAGGGCAACGGCACGCACGCGATCTTCGCCAATGACCCGTACACGTTCACCTACTCGCTGCACGTCGGGCGGAACTATCCGTCGGCCAAGGTGCCGGGCGACCTGGACGTGCCACTGGACCGCTGGGCGTCGGCCGAGGCGTACGTCGAGCAGATGGAGCGGACGCTTCCCTCAGCGATCGAGCGGTTCGAGCCCGACATCGTCTTCTACATCGCTGGCGTCGACCCGCACGCTGAAGACCGCTTCGGCCAGATGAAGCTTTCGACCGACGACCTTCGCCATCGCGACGAACGCGTCATCGCCCTCTGCCGCGACTGGCACATCCCGACCGTCGTCCTCTACGGCGGCGGCTACCACAAGACGCCGGGCATGACCGCCCAACTCCACGCCCAGACTGTCCGCATCGCCGCGGAGCGATGGCGGCGCGAACGCCTACGGTGACCGCCCATGGCCGACCTGCGCATTTTGATCGCTGACAAGCTCGCTGACGACGGGCTTAAGCTGCTCGAAGCCGAGGGCGTCGACTACGACGTCAAGGTTGGTCTCAAAGAAGACGAGCTCACCGCCGCCGTCAAGGGCTACGACGGGCTGGCGGTGCGGTCGGGGGCGAAGGTGACGAAGAAGGTTCTCGAAGACCCCGGCAAGCTCAAGGCGATCGCTCGTGCGGGCGTGGGCGTGGACAACATCGACCTCGACGCGGCGACGGCTCGGGGCGTCCTAGTCGTCAACACCGCTGCTGCCAGCACGCTGTCGACGGCCGAGCACGCGATCGCGCTCATGTACGCCCTGGCGCGCAAGATTCCCGGGGCCGACGCGCATGTGCGGGCGGGCTCGTGGAAAAAGAGCCAGTACCAAGGCACGCAGCTGGCCGGCAAGACGCTGGGCGTCGTCGGGCTGGGTCGCATCGGGCAGACCGTCGCGACGCGGTGCCTCGCGATGGAGATGAAGGTCGTCGGCTACGACCCGTACTTCAAAGGCGACGCCGCACTCGATGGGCGCGTCAAAATCGTCAAGGACTTCAACGAGTTCCTCAAGCAGCTCGACGTCATCACCTTCCACGTTCCAGGCGGCGGCGACACGAAGCACCTGCTGGACGCACGTCGCCTGAATGAAATCGCCAAACCGAACCTGCTGGTCGTCAACGACGCACGCGGCGAGGTTGTCGATGAGTACGCCCTGGCTGAGGCACTTCGGGCCAAGAAGATCGCTGGCGCGGCCGTGGATGTCTTCGCCGTCGAGCCGCCACCGCAGGATCACCCGCTGTTCGGGCTGGACAACGTCGTCCTCACGCCGCACCTCGGCGCCCAGACCGACGAGGCTCAGGAGGCCGTGGCGGTGGAAGCGTGCCGGGCGCTGGTCGCATACCTCAAGCGCGGCGAGATCAGCGGCGCGGTGAACCTCAGCGGCGTGAAGCTCGACCTGCCGGCCGACGAAGCGGCGCTGGCCGACGTCGCGTCACGTGCCGGTCGACTGTTGACGGCACTCGTCGAGCCGAAGGATCTGGACGAAGTCATCGTCCGTGCCTCTGGCGAGAAGGCCCAGAAGAACCTCGAAACGCTCAAGCGACTCGCGGCCGTCGAGCTGCTGAGCCCGATGCTGGCCAGCCCGGCGAACGTGATCAACGTCGAGCCGTCGGCAGCCGAGCGGAGCATCACGCTCGTCGCCAACGCCGAGACCGCCCCGCCGCAGGGGCTTGTCGGCAACATCGTTGGTGTCCGCGCGACGACGACGCACGGCTCGCACCGCATCCTCGGCACCGCCTACGCCGACGGCCGACCGCGTGTCCTGCGGATCGACGACTTCGAGATGGATCTCGTGCCTGCCGGCGAG from Planctomycetota bacterium includes the following:
- the serA gene encoding phosphoglycerate dehydrogenase: MADLRILIADKLADDGLKLLEAEGVDYDVKVGLKEDELTAAVKGYDGLAVRSGAKVTKKVLEDPGKLKAIARAGVGVDNIDLDAATARGVLVVNTAAASTLSTAEHAIALMYALARKIPGADAHVRAGSWKKSQYQGTQLAGKTLGVVGLGRIGQTVATRCLAMEMKVVGYDPYFKGDAALDGRVKIVKDFNEFLKQLDVITFHVPGGGDTKHLLDARRLNEIAKPNLLVVNDARGEVVDEYALAEALRAKKIAGAAVDVFAVEPPPQDHPLFGLDNVVLTPHLGAQTDEAQEAVAVEACRALVAYLKRGEISGAVNLSGVKLDLPADEAALADVASRAGRLLTALVEPKDLDEVIVRASGEKAQKNLETLKRLAAVELLSPMLASPANVINVEPSAAERSITLVANAETAPPQGLVGNIVGVRATTTHGSHRILGTAYADGRPRVLRIDDFEMDLVPAGEMVLIENDDQPGVIGTVGQAFGVASVNIADMVISRAEVAGTQRALMVLKVDQAPDDALLESLRQHENIRRVSRVSLPPL
- a CDS encoding GNAT family N-acetyltransferase — translated: MLIRAAVANDRERLSAIYADAVRAAAPGRYSPEQVDAWADAAERAASSALAADHETWVAEIDDVVAGWGSLDRRNEPAGRVAYLYIAGDFQRRCVGDALLQTIEQRARELGHSHLTSEASFLSIGLFLRRGYHETEQEVVDWGPVQFRRHLVRKDL
- a CDS encoding histone deacetylase, which produces MPTPSSIAGFTSERYFVQLPPGHVFPMEKFPQSARALVEDGTLARDRVIDPGQVDERDLLRVHTPAYVESIRTGRFNELTAKKLGLPPSEALSIRSHNAVAGTIAAARFAMAEGIACNLAGGTHHAFPDSGQGFCVFNDVAVAIRTLQHEEPLLHAFVADLDAHQGNGTHAIFANDPYTFTYSLHVGRNYPSAKVPGDLDVPLDRWASAEAYVEQMERTLPSAIERFEPDIVFYIAGVDPHAEDRFGQMKLSTDDLRHRDERVIALCRDWHIPTVVLYGGGYHKTPGMTAQLHAQTVRIAAERWRRERLR